GATACGCTTTGTCGAGAAGAGCAACCTTCAATCCCTTCTTCGCGGCGCTGATGGCTGCCATGCACCCGCCCGGCCCGCCACCGAGCACAACGACGTCCACATCGATATCGTTCTGCTTATCGTACCTGACAGGATAGGGCCATTCGATCACCTGACCCGTTCGCGTTACCGCATCTTCCCAGTTCATATTACCTCCTCCGAGAACTCCACGGGCCTGGTATCATCGCCGTGGCGAATGGACTGCAGGAGGTCCGGCATGCCGGACCTCCCTGGACTAAACTGTCGTATTGTGTGATGGACTAACCAATAGACCATGTCTAATTATGGACCATACTCAAAACACATGTCAAGGAATATTTTCGGGAAAAGGATGTTTTTACGTGGTCAGTCTCGTCGTATGTTCCGTGTCTATCGCCATGAGTTCGTCGCAGCGGACGTGGTCCTTCCGTTCCATCGCTTCTATGATCGCGTCATGACGCGCGTAGGTGTTCTTGATGTACTCCTCGGACTGCATCGACTTTGGATAGACAATATCAAGAAGCTCAAGGATGGACTGCAGCATCATGGTCAGGAGCGGATTGCCCGCGATCTGGGCTACGGCCAAGTGGAAATCGCTGTTGTTGGCCCTCAACCTGTCCCTCTCCTCTATCTCCGTTAACAGCTTCGCATTGATCTGCCTGAGCCTCTTGAGGTCTTTCGGCTTTGCCTTCTCGACGGCCAGCCTGATTATGGCGCACTCGATGGCCCTGCGCGCCTCGTAGAAATACTGCAGTGTGAGCTCCCCGCCATGGAACATGTCCGAGGCAGCGTGCACCAGGGGTTTATGCAGGTTCCGCACCACGAACGCCCCACCTGAAGGCCCCGTCCTGATCTCGATCA
The genomic region above belongs to Syntrophorhabdus sp. and contains:
- a CDS encoding FadR family transcriptional regulator, which produces MKEDIAKLLSPPRKAKLHESIVSQLKGLIHSKKLAVDDKLPSERELANLFSVSRVVVRESIQALEQAGLIEIRTGPSGGAFVVRNLHKPLVHAASDMFHGGELTLQYFYEARRAIECAIIRLAVEKAKPKDLKRLRQINAKLLTEIEERDRLRANNSDFHLAVAQIAGNPLLTMMLQSILELLDIVYPKSMQSEEYIKNTYARHDAIIEAMERKDHVRCDELMAIDTEHTTRLTT